TGTCCAAAACCTTCAACAGCTTCACTTTCAGTGTCTCCAGCAGATTCAGATAGCTCATTAGCAGATTCTGCAATTCTCTGTACACCTTTGGCCATTTCTTCTATTGCCCGCGCTCCGTCTAATGTATTTTGTACGGTAGTTGTTGCTCCTTGCTGAATTCCATCTATACTTCTGGCAATTTCCACTGTTGCCGTTGCGGTTTCTTTGGTATTGAAAGTTAATTTTTCTGCGGATTGAAACACATGCTTTGAAGCTTGGGATATATCTAGCACCATAGCCAACAAACTATCCAGCATAGCGTTTAATGAGGAAGCGATTTCTCCGATTTCATCCTTGGAAGTTACGGATAGTCTTGTCGTGAGATCTCCACCCTGACTTGCTAATTCTGCTAGTTTTTCATTTACCGTTTTTAAAGGTTTCAGCCTAACAATGATGAAAAAAAGCATAGCGAAGAATGTTAAGAAAGTGATGCTTAACAAGGTAACTGCAAGGTTCAACATGCTGCTTGCCTGTTGTCTTGCTTGAATTACTTCTTTTTCGGCCCTTGCATTCATTTTTGTCTGAAATTCATCAATCGGATCCCTAATGATCTTCTTAGTATCATCATAATTTTTGTCAAACATCAGTTTTCTGGCTCTATCGAAGTCTTTACTCGCAACTGCTTTCATCGCTTCATCTTCTGTTTTTATTAATGCATCGGAGTTTTGCTTTGCTTTTTCTATGAGATCCAATTCTGCCTGTGGAGCATTTAATTCCTTTAATTTTATGACAACATGATCTCTTGTCTTAGTCTCATTAACTTCTTTCCAATAATTATTAAAATACTCTTTTTCCCCAAATTGCACGTATCTTCTGGCTTCATTCGTTAAATAATCTGATGCATTGGCCAGATCTATCCCCAGTTGTTTAAATTCTGATTGTCTTTGCAGTGACAGCCGTTCTTGTTTAACGTCTTTTTGCAGCAAGTATACACTTATGCCATTTAAGACAGACAGCAATAGAAATATAACACACATGAGCTTTAGGATCATTGAAATTCTCATCATTGATATTCTCATTGTCACAACCTCTTTTCACTGTTATTCGTTCATAATTCGACATGAATCGACATGTATTCCTTTTATTTTCGCTCTTTTGATAATAAGAAAATGTTAAGATCCACAACCTGAATTCTACCGTGGCAGCGAATTGGATTTTTGGTACAACGACAAAAAGACGGCTCTGTTCATATCGCTAGATAACCATCTTTTCGTTAATACTTAAATGGAACAGCATAGACAAGAAGATCAGGGGGTGCGAAAATAAAAGCGACTTAAACGAGCTGCTAGCAGATAACGGAGGATTTGGCCATGGACATCAACCATGTTTCGGAGTGGGCAGCGTCCCACTTTCAATTATATATCTTGGAAAGCATCCATTCCCTGTACAGCACGATGAACAAACCGGTGTATCAGATAAAAGAGAACGTACCAGTGCTGATTGCAGCAGCCGGTGGCAAAGCGGTCCTTACTGTTCAGGGTCATTCGTACGAACTGACGGAAGGGAGTGTCATTCTGCTCCCAGCGTTTGGTGAGGCTGAGTTGATTGCCAATCGCCAGAGCCCTTTTCATGCTTACAGAATTGCTATTAATACCCAGAACCAGAATCGATCTGTGCCGGAAGAGGCGATGATTCGAAAAAACGGCATTACCTCCAATACCCATGTTCATTACTTCTCACATGAATCTGAGATTGTGGCCTACGCGGAGCAATTGTATAGGCATCGCATGCCTGACCGCGAAATCCGTCATGTACAGAATCAACTGCTGTTTCATCAAATTCTGCTTCGGTTGCTGGAGAAGATGGACGTCAAGTCTGCCACGGATGAACAACCTTCCATGGAACGCAGCATGACGTATTTGGAAAACAATTTTAATGAAAAGATCACGCGTGAACATTTGGCCGATATTGCCGGTATAAGCCGGTCGCATTACTCCATTCTGTTCAAGCAGCTTACGGGCTTTTCGCCCAATGAGTATATGTCGCGGCTGCGCGTTCATCGAGCCAAGGAGCTGCTGCTTGGCGAGCCGGGCACGCTCAGGGAAATTGCCCAGAAGGTGGGGTACAGAGATGAATTTTATCTCAGCCGCCGTTTCAAGCAGCAGACAGGAGAGTCGCCTTCCGGCTATGATGGGAAGTCCGTTCAACGCGTGGCGGTTTTGCTTGTCCCCT
Above is a genomic segment from Paenibacillus sp. HWE-109 containing:
- a CDS encoding helix-turn-helix domain-containing protein, whose amino-acid sequence is MDINHVSEWAASHFQLYILESIHSLYSTMNKPVYQIKENVPVLIAAAGGKAVLTVQGHSYELTEGSVILLPAFGEAELIANRQSPFHAYRIAINTQNQNRSVPEEAMIRKNGITSNTHVHYFSHESEIVAYAEQLYRHRMPDREIRHVQNQLLFHQILLRLLEKMDVKSATDEQPSMERSMTYLENNFNEKITREHLADIAGISRSHYSILFKQLTGFSPNEYMSRLRVHRAKELLLGEPGTLREIAQKVGYRDEFYLSRRFKQQTGESPSGYDGKSVQRVAVLLVPYAIHLMLLGLEPTVIISETSEYISTAGLHLPQSIVFVNAGYTIEQINSALLDNGVELIFAANLHMKHLGLSPERLRVSAPVLDIAWMEMGWKEHLRLLAKYTQRSDRAEQWLADFEQEEEAGRIRVQQSEVAADILMILVIKPEGIYVYGARNAGYVMYRSLGLRPPARIAQEIEKQGDQFHSITIRVSDLADFEATRLLVIVFPDEVGSTAHSEAVFTSSQWKNHPAVQRNCVHHLVKDEWIPYNPISIRLQLGRAVALWTGNQ
- a CDS encoding methyl-accepting chemotaxis protein; amino-acid sequence: MRISMMRISMILKLMCVIFLLLSVLNGISVYLLQKDVKQERLSLQRQSEFKQLGIDLANASDYLTNEARRYVQFGEKEYFNNYWKEVNETKTRDHVVIKLKELNAPQAELDLIEKAKQNSDALIKTEDEAMKAVASKDFDRARKLMFDKNYDDTKKIIRDPIDEFQTKMNARAEKEVIQARQQASSMLNLAVTLLSITFLTFFAMLFFIIVRLKPLKTVNEKLAELASQGGDLTTRLSVTSKDEIGEIASSLNAMLDSLLAMVLDISQASKHVFQSAEKLTFNTKETATATVEIARSIDGIQQGATTTVQNTLDGARAIEEMAKGVQRIAESANELSESAGDTESEAVEGFGHMEQAQQQMHSIDDSLKSSLNIVTKLSERSSHIEKIVGAIMEIANQTNLLSLNASIEAARAGEHGKGFSVVASEIRKLAEGSASSASEISNLLKEIRSDSTETVKAMHSVSEEVVLGNQKVLYARNSFQKILHSAKGITVQIQELSAVSEQMAAGSEEISASVSEMAQVSQESLNAVKIVNDKTIIQTNLVKEVSLLSDSLSKEAEKMERIIQKFKTV